A genomic window from Caballeronia sp. SBC1 includes:
- a CDS encoding nitronate monooxygenase family protein: MALPAALQHLALPVIASPMFIVSYPELVLAQCKAGIVGSFPALNARPAELLDEWLTQIGEGIQAHKAANPGAPVGPVAVNQIVHHSNARLEADVRVCVEHRVPIFITSLRAPVKEMIDAVHSYGGIVLHDVINLRHAEKALEAGVDGLILVAAGAGGHAGMTSPFALVGEVRRIFDGPIALSGAIANGGSILAAQAMGADFAYIGTRFIATREAHALEDYKTAIVGSKAADIIYTNLFTGVHGNYIRQSILNAGLDPDALPASDKAAMNFGDSAIKAKAWKEIWGAGQGVGLMDDVPTVAELVSRLKHEYDDAKTRLGISR; this comes from the coding sequence ATGGCACTTCCCGCCGCTCTGCAACACCTTGCGCTACCCGTCATCGCCTCGCCGATGTTCATCGTCAGCTATCCCGAGCTCGTGCTCGCGCAATGCAAGGCGGGTATTGTCGGCTCGTTTCCTGCGCTGAATGCGCGGCCGGCCGAATTGCTCGACGAATGGCTCACGCAGATCGGCGAAGGAATCCAGGCGCACAAGGCGGCGAATCCGGGCGCGCCGGTCGGTCCGGTCGCGGTCAACCAGATCGTCCATCACTCGAACGCGCGGCTTGAGGCGGACGTGCGGGTGTGCGTGGAACATCGCGTGCCAATCTTCATCACGAGCCTGCGCGCGCCGGTCAAGGAGATGATCGACGCCGTGCACAGCTACGGCGGCATCGTGTTGCATGACGTTATCAACCTGCGGCACGCCGAGAAGGCGCTGGAAGCGGGCGTCGATGGCTTGATCCTCGTCGCGGCCGGCGCCGGCGGACATGCGGGCATGACCTCGCCGTTCGCGCTGGTAGGCGAAGTACGGCGTATTTTCGATGGTCCGATCGCATTGTCCGGGGCCATTGCCAACGGTGGTTCGATTCTCGCCGCGCAGGCCATGGGCGCAGATTTCGCGTATATCGGCACACGTTTTATTGCCACGCGCGAGGCGCATGCGCTGGAAGACTACAAGACTGCGATCGTGGGGTCGAAGGCGGCCGACATCATCTATACGAACCTATTTACCGGCGTACACGGCAACTACATTCGTCAGAGCATTCTCAATGCCGGACTCGATCCAGACGCGCTGCCAGCGTCGGATAAAGCAGCAATGAATTTCGGCGACTCGGCGATCAAAGCCAAAGCGTGGAAAGAAATCTGGGGCGCGGGACAAGGCGTCGGCCTGATGGACGACGTGCCGACAGTGGCGGAACTCGTGTCGCGGCTCAAGCACGAATACGACGATGCTAAAACGCGGCTAGGTATTTCGCGATAA
- a CDS encoding porin → MFGLLAASSAHAQSSVQLYGQVDEWVGATKFPGSANAWNVGGGGMSTSYWGFKGSEDLGGGYKAVFALESFFRAQNGNYGRFQGDTFFARNSYVGVESPYGTVTAGRLTTQLFVSTILFNPFGDSYTFSPMVYHVFLGQSTYPTYTTDQGVVGDSGWNNSVQYTTPDFSGLSGSAMYGVGNEAGQNGAKKYSAQFLYFHGPFAATGVYQYVNFSATPGDLSSFVPGYKSQSVGQLGASYDMKFVKFFAQYMYTHNDIDPGSFHVNTGQGGVTVPVGVGTVMASYAYSRSNGGLDQTHKSWAVGYDYPLSKRTDVYAAYLNDKYTSMSSGDTYGVGIRTKF, encoded by the coding sequence ATGTTCGGCTTGCTTGCCGCCAGTTCCGCCCATGCGCAATCGAGCGTCCAGTTGTACGGACAGGTTGACGAATGGGTGGGAGCCACTAAATTCCCGGGCAGCGCCAACGCCTGGAACGTGGGCGGCGGCGGTATGTCGACGTCGTATTGGGGCTTCAAAGGCAGCGAAGATCTTGGTGGCGGTTATAAGGCGGTCTTCGCGTTGGAAAGCTTCTTTCGCGCGCAGAACGGCAACTACGGCCGCTTCCAGGGCGATACGTTTTTTGCGCGCAACTCGTATGTTGGTGTTGAGTCGCCGTACGGTACGGTCACCGCTGGCCGGCTGACCACGCAGCTTTTTGTATCGACCATTTTGTTTAACCCGTTTGGTGATTCGTACACGTTCTCACCAATGGTGTATCACGTGTTCCTTGGCCAGAGCACGTATCCGACGTACACGACGGACCAGGGTGTTGTCGGCGATTCGGGTTGGAACAATTCCGTTCAGTACACCACACCTGATTTCAGCGGTTTGTCGGGTAGCGCGATGTATGGCGTCGGCAATGAGGCCGGACAAAACGGCGCGAAGAAATACAGCGCGCAATTCCTGTATTTCCACGGCCCGTTTGCGGCGACCGGCGTATATCAATACGTGAATTTCAGCGCAACACCGGGTGACCTGTCGTCGTTCGTGCCCGGTTACAAGAGCCAGAGCGTCGGCCAGTTGGGCGCTTCGTACGACATGAAATTCGTCAAGTTCTTCGCGCAGTACATGTACACGCATAACGATATCGATCCGGGTTCGTTCCACGTGAACACGGGCCAGGGCGGCGTGACCGTTCCGGTTGGCGTGGGTACGGTGATGGCCTCGTATGCGTATTCGCGCAGCAATGGCGGCCTCGACCAGACGCACAAGAGCTGGGCGGTCGGTTACGACTATCCTCTCTCGAAGCGCACCGACGTTTATGCCGCATACCTGAACGACAAGTACACGAGCATGTCGAGCGGCGATACGTACGGCGTCGGTATTCGCACGAAGTTCTGA
- a CDS encoding bile acid:sodium symporter family protein: MTRPKFLPDNFTLALVGTVILASLLPCRGAAAVGFNWLTNIAVGLLFFLHGAKLSREAVVSGMTHWRLHIVVLLSTFALFPLLGLALKPVLTPLVTPALYMGILFLCTLPSTVQSSIAFTSIAKGNVPAAVCAASASSLLGIFITPALVGLVVTDGSGHAGSAWHTVGNIVMQLLVPFIAGQLLRPVISKWLEKNRGILRFVDQGSILLVVYVAFSEAVNEGIWHTISLQTLGGLVVVNVVLLALALGVTAFASKRLGFNRADQITIIFCGSKKSLASGIPMAKVIFASHAVGAVVLPLMLFHQIQLMTCAVLAQRWGARDMSGEQAPQPEGTRAQVR, encoded by the coding sequence ATGACCCGCCCCAAGTTTCTCCCCGACAACTTCACTCTTGCACTCGTAGGCACGGTGATCCTTGCCAGCCTGCTGCCCTGCCGCGGCGCGGCGGCGGTCGGCTTCAACTGGCTGACCAACATTGCTGTCGGGCTGCTGTTTTTCCTGCACGGTGCAAAGCTCTCCCGTGAAGCGGTCGTCTCGGGCATGACGCACTGGCGTCTGCACATCGTTGTACTGCTCAGCACCTTCGCGCTATTTCCCTTGCTCGGCCTGGCGCTGAAACCCGTCCTCACGCCGCTCGTCACGCCCGCGCTGTATATGGGGATCCTTTTCCTGTGCACGCTGCCGTCCACCGTGCAGTCGTCCATTGCGTTCACATCCATTGCCAAGGGCAACGTGCCGGCGGCGGTTTGCGCCGCCTCGGCGTCGAGCCTACTCGGCATCTTCATCACGCCCGCGCTGGTCGGTCTCGTGGTGACTGATGGCAGCGGCCACGCCGGTTCCGCATGGCACACGGTCGGCAATATTGTGATGCAACTGCTCGTGCCGTTTATTGCAGGCCAATTGCTGCGGCCGGTGATCAGCAAATGGCTCGAGAAAAATCGAGGCATTCTGCGTTTCGTCGATCAAGGCTCGATCCTGCTGGTCGTGTACGTGGCGTTCAGCGAAGCGGTGAATGAGGGCATCTGGCACACCATTTCCCTGCAAACGCTCGGTGGGCTGGTCGTAGTGAATGTGGTCCTGCTGGCGCTCGCGCTGGGAGTGACGGCGTTCGCCAGCAAGCGGCTGGGCTTCAACCGGGCAGATCAGATCACGATCATTTTTTGCGGATCGAAGAAAAGCCTCGCCTCGGGCATTCCAATGGCAAAGGTGATTTTTGCCTCGCACGCGGTAGGTGCGGTCGTTCTGCCGTTGATGCTTTTCCACCAGATCCAGTTGATGACGTGCGCTGTACTCGCGCAACGCTGGGGTGCTCGCGACATGTCCGGCGAGCAGGCGCCGCAGCCAGAAGGCACCCGCGCGCAAGTCCGTTAG
- a CDS encoding PIG-L deacetylase family protein — MEPVVTHSANHRAIKGNGTPEATWQNSGRLSSLPEVDPAILVPPGARAVIVAPHPDDEILGTGGLLAQLSDLGRKVLIIAVTDGTASHPDSTEWPTARLAATRPQETRNALQRLRMKHVAVVRLHLPDGDGEKFESELVEALKVHLEPGDIVFGTWRFDGHPDHESVGRAVTAVAGALDLPFVEVPVWTWHWATPEDSRVPWSRARRIVLDAATLARKVHAVQAFRSQIEADGSTGRAPILPDHVLERLTRPYEVVLI; from the coding sequence ATGGAACCTGTAGTAACTCACTCGGCAAACCACCGCGCCATCAAGGGGAATGGCACGCCGGAAGCAACGTGGCAAAACTCCGGGCGGCTCTCGAGCCTGCCTGAAGTCGACCCGGCAATCCTCGTGCCGCCAGGCGCGCGCGCCGTCATTGTTGCGCCACATCCGGACGACGAGATTCTGGGCACGGGAGGCCTGCTTGCGCAACTGTCCGACCTGGGTCGCAAGGTTCTGATCATTGCCGTGACGGACGGCACCGCAAGCCATCCTGATTCGACGGAATGGCCCACGGCGAGGCTGGCTGCGACCCGTCCGCAAGAAACGCGCAATGCGCTACAACGTCTACGCATGAAACATGTCGCGGTGGTACGGCTACACCTTCCAGACGGCGACGGAGAAAAATTTGAATCGGAACTGGTGGAAGCGCTGAAAGTGCATCTCGAACCGGGTGACATCGTGTTTGGAACCTGGCGTTTCGATGGCCATCCGGACCACGAGTCGGTCGGCCGCGCCGTGACCGCCGTGGCCGGTGCGCTTGACCTGCCGTTCGTGGAAGTCCCGGTGTGGACCTGGCACTGGGCAACACCCGAGGACTCGCGCGTGCCCTGGAGCCGTGCGCGCCGCATCGTGCTGGATGCAGCCACGCTTGCCCGCAAGGTTCACGCGGTCCAGGCGTTTCGGAGCCAGATCGAAGCCGACGGCTCGACGGGTCGCGCACCCATCCTGCCCGACCATGTGCTCGAACGTCTCACCCGGCCCTACGAGGTCGTGCTGATATGA
- a CDS encoding MBL fold metallo-hydrolase → MIALPASMRVFERGWLSSNNVFFIDNARTALVDSGYATHAPQTLALVRQALGSERTLDLIVNTHLHSDHCGGNALLQANFVCETLIPQTEADAVREWDEEKLTFRATGQTCERFGFTGTIAPGATLQLGGLDWSVLGAPGHDPHSLMLYCAEERLLVSADALWENGFGVIFPELEGESGFAEQRAVLELIATLDVRAVIPGHGAPFTNVLKALDIAFSRIDYLRADPVRNAKNALKVLIVFKLMELRSMPLSDLLLLIDKAGAMRAAANLLSDDRQRLVRKYLSELAASGVLKMEGDTVSVA, encoded by the coding sequence ATGATCGCGTTACCGGCGTCCATGCGGGTGTTTGAGCGCGGCTGGCTGTCGTCGAATAACGTGTTCTTCATCGATAACGCCCGCACCGCGCTGGTCGATTCCGGCTACGCGACACACGCGCCACAGACGCTGGCGCTCGTTCGGCAAGCGCTTGGCAGTGAACGCACGCTCGATCTGATTGTGAACACGCATCTGCATTCGGACCATTGCGGCGGCAATGCGCTGCTGCAAGCGAACTTCGTCTGCGAGACGCTGATTCCGCAAACAGAGGCCGACGCCGTGCGTGAATGGGACGAAGAGAAACTCACGTTCCGCGCGACCGGGCAAACCTGCGAGCGTTTCGGTTTCACCGGAACAATTGCGCCGGGAGCGACGCTCCAACTGGGTGGCCTCGACTGGTCGGTGCTCGGCGCGCCCGGTCACGATCCGCATTCGCTGATGTTGTATTGCGCTGAAGAACGGCTGCTGGTCAGCGCCGACGCGCTGTGGGAAAACGGCTTCGGCGTGATCTTTCCGGAACTGGAAGGCGAGAGCGGCTTCGCGGAACAACGCGCGGTGCTCGAATTGATCGCAACACTGGACGTGCGGGCGGTGATTCCTGGCCATGGCGCGCCGTTCACGAATGTACTGAAGGCATTGGATATCGCTTTCTCGCGAATCGATTACCTGCGCGCCGATCCTGTGCGCAACGCGAAGAATGCGCTGAAGGTATTGATCGTGTTCAAGCTGATGGAGTTGCGCTCTATGCCGCTCAGCGACTTGTTGCTGCTCATAGATAAAGCCGGCGCCATGCGCGCCGCCGCTAACCTTCTCTCCGATGATCGGCAGCGGTTAGTGCGCAAGTATCTCTCCGAACTGGCAGCGAGCGGCGTGCTGAAGATGGAAGGCGATACGGTGAGCGTTGCCTGA
- a CDS encoding alpha/beta fold hydrolase, which translates to MPFEDYEPFTFNAAGVELFGMKGGNGPPLLLLHGHPQTHEIWHRLAAVLAQHFTVIATDLRGYGASAKPPSDAQHTPYSKRAMAADQVAVMRNFGFERFMVCAHDRGARVAHRMALDFPQAVDRLMLLDIAPTLAMYEATDRAFATAYFHWFFLIQPEPLPELLIGAHPDAYVERVMGSRHAGLAPFAPHALQAYRDALRQPGAVHAMCEDYRASASIDLEHDRADIECGNRVACPLRVLWGQEGVIEQCFEPLAEWRRVARDVSGRALPSGHYIPEEVPDELLAEMLAFFEASEEA; encoded by the coding sequence ATGCCGTTCGAAGACTACGAGCCGTTCACCTTCAATGCCGCGGGCGTCGAACTCTTCGGTATGAAGGGCGGTAACGGGCCGCCGCTTCTGCTGCTTCACGGCCACCCGCAGACACATGAGATCTGGCATCGGCTGGCTGCCGTCCTGGCGCAGCATTTCACCGTGATCGCGACCGATCTGCGCGGTTACGGCGCATCAGCGAAACCGCCCAGCGACGCGCAGCACACACCCTATTCGAAACGCGCGATGGCTGCCGATCAGGTCGCGGTCATGCGGAATTTCGGTTTCGAGCGCTTCATGGTCTGCGCGCATGATCGCGGCGCGCGGGTGGCGCACCGGATGGCGCTGGATTTTCCGCAGGCTGTCGACCGCCTGATGCTGCTCGACATAGCGCCAACGCTCGCCATGTACGAAGCCACCGATCGCGCCTTCGCCACCGCCTATTTTCACTGGTTCTTCCTGATCCAGCCTGAGCCGTTGCCGGAATTGCTGATCGGCGCGCATCCGGACGCGTATGTCGAGCGCGTGATGGGTAGTCGCCACGCGGGTCTCGCGCCGTTTGCCCCGCACGCTTTGCAGGCTTACCGCGACGCGCTGCGTCAGCCGGGCGCGGTACATGCGATGTGCGAGGACTATCGGGCGTCGGCGAGCATCGATCTCGAGCACGATCGAGCGGATATTGAGTGCGGCAACAGGGTCGCGTGTCCACTGCGGGTCTTGTGGGGGCAGGAAGGTGTGATCGAACAATGCTTCGAGCCGTTGGCCGAATGGCGTCGTGTCGCACGCGATGTCAGTGGCCGAGCGTTGCCTTCCGGCCACTATATTCCGGAAGAAGTACCCGATGAATTGCTCGCGGAAATGCTGGCGTTTTTCGAGGCAAGCGAGGAGGCATAA
- a CDS encoding acyl-CoA dehydrogenase has protein sequence MQAMTGGAASESILGPFLRELRFERGSDTDTARALHILINAGLDRLPLPGHGATLERWRMLAAVAACDLALVKLFEGHTDALAIMAELGAGHVSESGQAWGVWAAEPPSARLTAKAASNTTSATLHGTKAWCSGAASITHALVTAWNERDEPILVAVDLHQPGVRITCDGWMAVGMSASASVDVHFDHAKATCVGAPRAYLERAGFWHGGGGIAACWFGAAAAIGEFVKQDAARRADPYKLAHLGAIDTALWGTASLLREAAARIDREPQADAMPDAFRVRLAAERAAVDVIERAGRALGAGPLCRNRHFASLMADLPVFIRQSHAERDEAALAERLINGEGGTWNL, from the coding sequence ATGCAAGCAATGACCGGCGGGGCCGCCAGCGAATCCATTCTCGGTCCGTTTTTGCGTGAACTCCGCTTCGAGCGCGGCTCGGACACTGATACCGCCCGTGCGCTCCACATCCTGATCAATGCCGGTCTTGATCGCCTGCCACTCCCTGGCCATGGCGCAACGCTCGAACGCTGGCGAATGCTCGCGGCGGTCGCTGCGTGCGATCTCGCACTGGTCAAGCTGTTCGAAGGCCATACGGACGCGCTCGCAATCATGGCTGAACTGGGTGCAGGACATGTCTCGGAAAGCGGTCAGGCGTGGGGCGTTTGGGCAGCAGAGCCGCCTTCGGCACGCCTCACCGCGAAAGCTGCATCCAACACAACCAGCGCCACGTTGCACGGTACGAAAGCCTGGTGTTCCGGAGCGGCGTCCATAACCCATGCCCTCGTCACAGCCTGGAACGAGCGGGACGAGCCCATTCTTGTCGCAGTCGATCTCCATCAGCCGGGCGTGCGCATCACGTGTGATGGCTGGATGGCTGTCGGCATGTCGGCGAGCGCTAGCGTGGACGTCCATTTCGATCACGCCAAGGCCACCTGCGTCGGCGCGCCGCGGGCGTATCTGGAGAGAGCAGGCTTCTGGCACGGCGGCGGCGGGATTGCTGCATGCTGGTTCGGAGCGGCAGCGGCAATCGGGGAATTCGTCAAACAGGATGCCGCGCGCCGCGCCGACCCGTACAAACTCGCCCATTTGGGTGCAATTGACACAGCGCTCTGGGGCACGGCCAGCCTGCTGCGCGAAGCGGCCGCGCGGATCGACCGCGAGCCACAGGCCGACGCAATGCCCGATGCCTTTCGTGTCCGCCTGGCCGCGGAACGGGCGGCGGTTGATGTCATCGAGCGCGCCGGCCGCGCCCTAGGCGCCGGACCCCTCTGCCGCAACCGCCATTTCGCCAGCCTGATGGCCGATCTACCCGTCTTTATCCGGCAGAGTCATGCCGAACGCGATGAAGCCGCGCTTGCTGAACGACTTATCAATGGGGAAGGCGGCACATGGAACCTGTAG
- a CDS encoding YbaK/EbsC family protein, translating into MNETLDALPESARRVAMLLQERGHASPVVMLAETGKTSAEAAAGLGCSVAQIAKSILFRRKKDDAPVLVIASGVNRVDEKKVAERVGELARADAKFVREKTGYAIGGVCPIGHATTPLTLIDEDLLALDSLWAAAGHPHAVFNLTPEELVALTGAPIADVALRETA; encoded by the coding sequence ATGAATGAAACACTCGACGCCTTGCCCGAATCTGCTCGCCGCGTGGCGATGCTGCTGCAGGAACGCGGACACGCCAGCCCCGTTGTAATGCTCGCCGAAACCGGGAAAACATCCGCTGAAGCAGCCGCTGGCCTTGGTTGCTCAGTCGCGCAAATCGCCAAATCGATCCTGTTTCGCCGCAAGAAAGACGATGCGCCGGTGCTCGTGATTGCCAGCGGCGTGAATCGTGTGGACGAGAAAAAAGTGGCCGAGCGCGTAGGCGAACTCGCCCGCGCGGACGCCAAGTTCGTCCGCGAGAAAACCGGCTACGCAATCGGCGGCGTGTGCCCGATCGGCCATGCCACCACGCCGCTGACGCTGATCGATGAAGACCTGCTCGCGCTCGACAGCCTCTGGGCTGCCGCCGGTCATCCGCACGCGGTGTTCAACCTGACGCCGGAGGAGCTGGTCGCGCTGACGGGCGCACCCATCGCCGATGTCGCATTGCGCGAGACTGCGTGA
- a CDS encoding class I SAM-dependent methyltransferase, with protein sequence MKIEPKAPEPRAQEPNAQDYFAGLYQGSNDPWLLRERWYERRKRALTLAALPDEHYRRAYEPGCANGELTAELAARCETLLAADLNPAAVELARQRVAHLQHVRVEQRAMPDDWPDGEFNLIVISEVAYYLNEAQLAGLIAKLTVSLAEGGTLIACHWRRPIEGWPHSGDHVHRELRAKLTLSRLSCYQDDDMVLDVWSSNAESIYQREAR encoded by the coding sequence ATGAAGATAGAACCGAAAGCGCCGGAACCACGCGCGCAGGAACCCAACGCGCAGGACTATTTCGCCGGTCTCTATCAAGGAAGCAACGACCCCTGGCTGCTTCGCGAGCGATGGTACGAGCGGCGTAAGCGTGCGCTGACACTGGCCGCCCTTCCCGACGAACATTACCGTCGCGCGTATGAACCCGGCTGCGCGAATGGCGAACTGACGGCTGAACTGGCGGCTCGCTGCGAGACACTGCTCGCCGCGGATTTGAATCCTGCCGCTGTCGAACTTGCGCGCCAGCGAGTCGCGCATCTACAACACGTTCGTGTCGAGCAGCGTGCCATGCCCGACGATTGGCCCGACGGCGAGTTCAACCTGATCGTCATCAGCGAGGTGGCGTATTACCTCAATGAAGCGCAGCTGGCCGGGCTGATAGCCAAGCTGACTGTTTCGCTCGCCGAGGGCGGGACGCTGATAGCCTGCCACTGGCGGCGGCCGATCGAGGGTTGGCCGCATTCAGGGGATCATGTACACCGAGAACTGCGCGCAAAACTCACGCTATCGAGGCTGTCGTGCTACCAGGACGACGACATGGTGCTCGACGTGTGGTCATCGAACGCGGAATCTATCTATCAGCGGGAAGCGCGCTAG
- a CDS encoding DUF1289 domain-containing protein produces the protein MNPSTGLCDGCFRTIDEIAGWSSFNDTQRAIVLTQAEARKKGPRVVRIGERVTATLALPPDSIKSFATLVNDQNPLHHDDAYAEASRFGSLIASGTQPTAHLMAMLATHFSAYAQALGLEFGIKLVRAVKANDVLAMSWQVTEAHWKPSLNGDLVKLEGQALNQDGEIMVKASATIVVMPKGSNA, from the coding sequence ATGAATCCATCGACGGGGCTTTGCGACGGCTGTTTTCGTACGATCGATGAAATAGCGGGCTGGTCTTCCTTCAATGACACGCAACGGGCGATAGTTCTGACGCAAGCGGAAGCGCGGAAAAAAGGGCCGCGTGTGGTGCGCATCGGTGAGCGTGTCACCGCCACGCTGGCGTTGCCGCCCGACTCCATCAAGTCGTTCGCCACACTGGTGAACGATCAAAACCCGCTGCATCACGACGATGCCTATGCCGAAGCCAGCCGCTTCGGGTCGCTGATCGCATCGGGCACGCAACCCACGGCGCATTTGATGGCGATGCTCGCCACGCATTTTTCCGCCTACGCCCAGGCGCTCGGCCTTGAATTCGGCATCAAGCTCGTGCGCGCAGTCAAGGCGAACGACGTGCTCGCGATGAGCTGGCAAGTTACTGAAGCGCACTGGAAGCCGAGCTTGAACGGCGATCTCGTGAAGCTGGAAGGCCAGGCGCTGAACCAGGACGGCGAGATCATGGTCAAGGCGAGCGCGACCATTGTTGTGATGCCGAAGGGGTCAAACGCATGA
- a CDS encoding hydroxymethylglutaryl-CoA lyase, which produces MLPAKVKIVEVGPRDGLQNEKEFVATEVKIELVNRLANAGLQNVESASFVSPKWVPQMADCAAVMAGIERRPGTIYSALTPNLRGFEAALDAKVDEIVIFGAASEAFSQKNINCSIAESIARFEPVAKAAKEAGLRVRGSISCALGCPYQGDVPVEAVVDVVQRMKALGCDEIDIADTIGVGTAGRTRDVMAAVSKVFPRERLSGHFHDTYGQAVANIYASLQEGIEIFHASVAGLGGCPYAKGATGNVATEDVIFLLNGLGIQTGVDLDQLVEIGDFISRAIGKPSASRVGRALLAKKRDGVAPCV; this is translated from the coding sequence ATGCTACCGGCCAAAGTAAAAATCGTCGAAGTGGGACCGCGCGACGGCCTGCAAAACGAGAAGGAATTCGTTGCAACTGAGGTCAAGATCGAACTGGTGAACCGGCTGGCAAACGCGGGTTTGCAGAACGTGGAATCGGCATCGTTCGTCTCGCCGAAATGGGTGCCGCAAATGGCCGACTGTGCGGCTGTGATGGCCGGCATCGAGCGGCGTCCGGGCACGATTTACTCGGCGCTCACGCCGAACCTGCGCGGCTTCGAAGCAGCGCTGGACGCGAAAGTCGATGAAATCGTCATCTTCGGTGCGGCCAGCGAAGCGTTCTCGCAGAAGAACATCAACTGCAGCATTGCGGAAAGCATCGCGCGCTTCGAACCCGTCGCGAAGGCGGCGAAAGAAGCGGGCTTGCGCGTGCGCGGCAGCATTTCGTGTGCGCTGGGTTGTCCATACCAAGGCGATGTGCCGGTCGAAGCCGTGGTCGATGTCGTGCAGCGCATGAAGGCGCTCGGCTGCGATGAAATCGATATTGCCGACACCATCGGCGTGGGCACTGCGGGCCGCACGCGCGACGTGATGGCGGCGGTATCGAAGGTGTTCCCGCGCGAACGCCTTTCCGGCCATTTCCACGATACCTACGGTCAGGCGGTGGCGAATATCTACGCGTCGCTGCAGGAAGGCATCGAGATTTTCCACGCCTCCGTGGCGGGACTCGGCGGTTGTCCGTACGCGAAAGGCGCGACCGGCAACGTCGCGACCGAGGACGTGATCTTTCTGCTGAATGGCCTTGGTATTCAAACCGGCGTTGATCTCGATCAACTCGTGGAAATCGGCGACTTCATTTCGCGTGCAATCGGCAAGCCGAGCGCGTCGCGAGTGGGACGTGCATTGCTCGCGAAAAAACGCGACGGTGTGGCGCCCTGCGTTTGA
- a CDS encoding glyoxylate/hydroxypyruvate reductase A, with translation MKIILYEHHTEASLWLADLTRALPGADVRLWQPGDTAPADYAVVWRAPPELFANRPDLKAVFNLGAGVDAILEIERKQPGTLPPNALLVRLEDSGMGHQMVEYATHTVLRYLRRLDEYDALQREHRWQKLPPYALKDFTVGVLGMGVLGARVAQALTAFGMPVRGFSRTKRDVEGVKTFAGDEQFDTFLDGTRVLINLLPHTPDTEGILNRRTFERLAPGAYLVNLARGGHLVDDDLLHAMQTGQIAAATLDVFHTEPLPDNHPFWNTPRLTITPHISAETLREESTEQVAGKILALTRGEPISGIVDVKRGY, from the coding sequence ATGAAGATCATTCTGTACGAACACCACACCGAAGCCTCGCTCTGGCTTGCCGATCTAACCCGCGCGCTTCCCGGCGCCGATGTCCGCCTGTGGCAACCCGGCGACACCGCCCCTGCCGACTACGCGGTCGTCTGGCGCGCGCCGCCGGAGTTGTTCGCGAACCGGCCGGATCTGAAGGCGGTGTTCAATCTGGGCGCGGGTGTTGATGCGATCCTTGAAATCGAACGCAAGCAGCCCGGCACACTGCCGCCAAACGCGCTGCTCGTGCGCCTGGAAGACAGCGGCATGGGCCACCAGATGGTCGAGTACGCAACCCACACGGTGCTGCGCTACCTGCGCCGTCTGGACGAATACGATGCGCTCCAGCGCGAACATCGCTGGCAAAAACTACCGCCCTACGCGCTGAAGGACTTCACGGTCGGCGTGCTGGGCATGGGCGTTCTCGGCGCGCGAGTCGCGCAGGCGCTGACGGCATTCGGCATGCCGGTGCGCGGTTTCAGCCGTACCAAGCGGGATGTGGAAGGCGTCAAGACTTTCGCCGGCGACGAACAGTTCGACACCTTCCTCGACGGCACAAGGGTGCTCATCAACCTGCTGCCACATACACCGGACACCGAAGGCATTCTGAACCGGCGCACGTTCGAACGGCTCGCACCGGGCGCGTATCTCGTCAACCTGGCGCGCGGCGGGCATCTGGTGGACGATGATTTGCTCCACGCCATGCAAACCGGCCAGATCGCCGCCGCAACACTCGATGTCTTTCACACCGAACCGTTGCCGGACAATCATCCGTTCTGGAACACGCCGCGCCTCACGATCACGCCGCATATCTCCGCCGAAACGCTGCGCGAGGAAAGCACGGAGCAGGTCGCGGGCAAGATCTTGGCGCTCACGCGCGGCGAGCCGATATCCGGCATAGTCGATGTGAAACGCGGGTATTAA